One genomic window of Aggregatilinea lenta includes the following:
- a CDS encoding AraC family transcriptional regulator yields the protein MSPIRLREGFKDQILYVIPRPILEGLKANPLLHQLLPTDIGWYPRARYHYCERKDGAEEHILILCMEGEGWFEINGRRRPVHQHEALIIPRREPHIYGTYEHNPWSIHWVHFTGASSDYFAYLLPPDVYTLAIAPETIKTVTALFEECYRSFLGSFVLQQMISTAQTLHHLLGTLFFNNRAFSPMLRTSQFHSIRETLEYLRQNLDRRLALDDMAAHAHLSKSHFLRLFKEQTGYSPIDYFINLKMQHACMLLSLTHQTIREISLAVGYEDQYYFSRIFKKVVGVSPSQYRETPETNHLKYYL from the coding sequence ATGTCACCAATTCGGCTGCGCGAGGGCTTCAAGGATCAGATCCTCTACGTCATTCCCCGCCCGATCCTGGAAGGACTGAAAGCGAACCCGCTGCTGCACCAACTACTGCCCACCGACATCGGCTGGTATCCCCGCGCGCGCTACCACTACTGCGAACGCAAAGACGGCGCGGAGGAGCACATTTTGATCCTATGTATGGAGGGAGAAGGCTGGTTCGAGATCAACGGGCGGCGGCGTCCCGTGCATCAACACGAAGCGCTGATTATTCCGCGCCGCGAGCCGCACATCTACGGCACGTACGAGCACAACCCGTGGTCGATTCACTGGGTGCACTTCACGGGCGCCAGCTCGGATTACTTCGCATACCTGCTGCCGCCGGACGTGTATACCCTGGCGATCGCGCCGGAGACGATCAAGACCGTAACCGCGCTGTTCGAGGAATGCTACCGCAGCTTCCTGGGCAGTTTCGTGCTCCAGCAGATGATTTCCACCGCGCAGACGCTGCATCACCTGCTGGGAACCTTGTTCTTCAACAACCGCGCGTTTTCGCCGATGCTGCGCACGAGCCAGTTCCACAGTATCCGCGAAACGCTGGAATACCTGCGCCAGAACCTGGATCGGCGGCTGGCGTTGGACGACATGGCCGCGCACGCGCATCTGTCCAAGTCGCACTTCCTGCGACTGTTCAAGGAGCAGACTGGTTATTCCCCGATCGACTACTTCATTAATCTGAAGATGCAGCACGCGTGCATGCTGCTGTCGCTCACGCACCAGACCATTCGCGAGATCAGCCTCGCGGTCGGGTACGAGGACCAGTATTACTTCTCGCGCATCTTCAAGAAGGTCGTCGGCGTCTCGCCCAGCCAATACCGTGAAACGCCCGAAACCAATCACCTCAAGTACTACCTGTGA